A single window of Porphyrobacter sp. YT40 DNA harbors:
- the nadC gene encoding carboxylating nicotinate-nucleotide diphosphorylase translates to MRESDLIAGLDQQQLDNFVDYVLSEDLGSGDVTSRVSVPASARFSAVLAARQPIVVAGLQLAAAFFGKLDPEVAIEFLVQDGDNVAAGQPLMRIAGSAQLMLAAERSALNTLQHLTGIATVTRSYAEAIAGTDCVLLDTRKTIPGLRAIEKYAAKVGGARNHRMRLDDGILIKDNHIAAAGSIVEAVKAAKAANTGLEVQVEVDGIEQIEPALMAGADRLLCDNMSPAKLKEAVALVGGRVPIEASGGVRLDTIREIASTGVDFVSVGRITQSAPAADIGLDYALSP, encoded by the coding sequence ATGCGTGAGTCGGATTTGATCGCGGGCCTGGATCAGCAACAACTCGACAACTTCGTCGATTATGTTCTGAGTGAGGATCTGGGGAGCGGAGACGTCACGAGCCGTGTGTCAGTCCCCGCCAGCGCGCGCTTTTCCGCCGTTCTGGCTGCCCGGCAACCGATAGTGGTTGCCGGGCTCCAGCTGGCAGCCGCGTTTTTCGGTAAGCTCGACCCCGAGGTCGCTATCGAATTCCTGGTGCAGGATGGGGACAATGTTGCCGCTGGGCAGCCCCTCATGCGAATTGCGGGAAGCGCGCAGCTCATGCTCGCGGCCGAGAGGTCCGCTCTCAATACGCTCCAGCACCTGACCGGCATCGCGACGGTGACGCGATCTTATGCCGAAGCGATCGCCGGTACGGATTGCGTCCTTCTCGATACGCGCAAGACAATTCCCGGTCTTCGGGCGATCGAGAAATATGCCGCCAAGGTGGGCGGGGCGCGGAATCATCGCATGCGTCTGGATGACGGTATCCTGATCAAGGACAACCACATCGCCGCCGCTGGCAGCATTGTCGAAGCGGTCAAGGCTGCGAAAGCCGCCAATACCGGGCTGGAAGTCCAGGTCGAGGTTGACGGGATCGAACAAATCGAGCCTGCGCTGATGGCGGGGGCGGATCGTCTGCTTTGCGACAACATGTCTCCTGCCAAGCTCAAAGAGGCCGTCGCCCTTGTCGGCGGCCGCGTCCCCATCGAAGCGTCAGGCGGCGTGCGGCTCGATACGATTAGGGAAATCGCGTCGACTGGCGTCGATTTTGTATCAGTCGGGCGCATCACCCAAAGTGCTCCCGCGGCCGATATCGGATTGGACTACGCGCTTTCCCCATGA
- a CDS encoding tyrosine-type recombinase/integrase — protein MPERPTSEIIVHDQSRKVPQPRGKDQKIDRELQAELRIAQALAAGADGTLENISQDHFEAEFKAMALNSKIAAAADLDCYVDWCLAEQRAAFPADPVTLVRYIEAKVKAKAKPATIVRRISSIAKAHHMLGLEPEGPRNRMVRQTLVAINKKKNQRQATAIRVGENRTGTSSPITIQALLECCDSTLRGLRDAALLSVGYYGGLRVSELTAATVEDLEVDVDGTGTLTVPFSKTDQEGEGAEVWMPADAVRRLRAWLEAAKIEEGVMFRRIHVTRKKAKDAIAPQAWDSIPGHTRHYQERLEGQAATQAITVYTVGPNPLTTQGVNAIYKRLVERAWLDGLIEVGKDSIDKTLKAISSHSLRVGLTHDLIALGADGVAITNAMRWTSPGTILRYGKKLRAKSSATARFLGGETE, from the coding sequence ATGCCCGAGCGCCCAACTTCCGAAATCATCGTTCACGACCAGTCGCGCAAGGTGCCGCAACCGCGCGGCAAGGACCAGAAGATCGACCGCGAGCTGCAGGCAGAGCTGCGGATCGCGCAGGCGCTGGCGGCCGGCGCCGACGGCACCCTCGAGAATATCAGCCAGGATCACTTCGAAGCCGAGTTCAAGGCGATGGCGCTAAATAGCAAGATCGCGGCCGCGGCCGACCTCGACTGCTATGTCGACTGGTGCCTCGCCGAACAACGCGCGGCGTTCCCTGCCGACCCGGTGACGCTGGTGCGCTACATCGAGGCGAAGGTGAAGGCCAAGGCGAAGCCCGCAACGATCGTGAGGCGGATATCCAGCATCGCCAAGGCGCATCATATGCTGGGGCTTGAGCCGGAGGGTCCGCGCAACCGCATGGTCCGGCAGACGCTAGTCGCGATCAACAAGAAGAAGAACCAGCGCCAGGCGACCGCGATCCGCGTCGGAGAAAACCGCACCGGCACCAGCTCGCCCATCACCATCCAAGCATTACTGGAGTGCTGCGACAGCACGCTTCGGGGCCTTCGCGATGCAGCCCTTCTCTCAGTCGGCTACTACGGCGGCCTGCGCGTGAGCGAGCTGACCGCGGCCACCGTCGAGGACCTTGAGGTAGACGTTGATGGCACAGGCACGCTGACCGTGCCCTTCTCCAAGACCGATCAGGAAGGGGAAGGTGCGGAAGTGTGGATGCCGGCCGATGCGGTCCGGCGTCTGCGGGCGTGGTTGGAGGCGGCAAAGATCGAGGAAGGGGTGATGTTCAGGCGAATCCATGTCACGCGGAAGAAGGCCAAGGACGCGATCGCCCCTCAGGCGTGGGACAGCATTCCTGGGCACACGCGGCACTATCAGGAACGGCTTGAAGGCCAGGCCGCGACGCAGGCGATCACCGTCTACACGGTCGGCCCCAATCCGCTGACGACGCAAGGGGTCAACGCAATCTACAAGCGCCTGGTTGAGCGCGCGTGGCTCGATGGGTTGATCGAGGTCGGAAAGGACAGCATCGACAAGACGCTGAAGGCAATATCCTCGCATTCGCTCAGGGTCGGCCTGACACACGATCTGATCGCTCTGGGCGCCGACGGGGTCGCGATCACGAATGCGATGCGCTGGACGTCCCCGGGAACCATTTTACGCTACGGAAAGAAGCTGCGCGCGAAATCGAGCGCGACGGCCCGCTTTCTCGGCGGCGAGACAGAATAG
- a CDS encoding 2Fe-2S iron-sulfur cluster-binding protein has protein sequence MEITVTTRTGERVTVTPNGATTLLEAIRDAGIDELLALCGGCCSCATCHIQVDEAFLDRLPPMSTDEDDLLDSSEHRCSRSRLSCQLTISDALDGLCITIAPED, from the coding sequence ATGGAGATTACCGTTACAACGCGCACTGGCGAGCGCGTGACCGTCACACCGAATGGCGCAACCACGTTACTGGAAGCGATCCGCGACGCAGGCATCGACGAGTTGCTTGCATTGTGCGGAGGGTGTTGCTCCTGCGCAACCTGCCATATCCAGGTCGATGAAGCGTTTCTCGATCGCTTGCCACCCATGAGTACGGATGAGGACGATCTTCTGGACTCGTCCGAGCACCGTTGCTCAAGATCTCGGTTATCCTGTCAGTTGACTATCTCTGATGCTCTGGACGGACTTTGCATCACGATTGCGCCGGAAGATTGA
- a CDS encoding IS6-like element IS6100 family transposase — protein sequence MTDFKWRHFQGDVILWAVRWYCRYPISYRDLEEMLAERGISVDHTTIYRWVQCYAPEMEKRLRWFWRRGFDPSWRLDETYVKVRGKWTYLYRAVDKRGDTIDFYLSPTRSAKAAKRFLGKALRGLKHWEKPATLNTDKAPSYGAAITELKREGKLDRETAHRQVKYLNNVIEADHGKLKILIKPVRGFKSIPTAYATIKGFEVMRALRKGQARPWCLQPGIRGEVRLVERAFGIGPSALTEAMGMLNHHFAAAA from the coding sequence ATGACGGATTTCAAGTGGCGCCATTTCCAGGGTGATGTGATCCTGTGGGCGGTGCGCTGGTATTGTCGCTATCCGATCAGCTATCGCGACCTTGAGGAAATGCTGGCGGAACGCGGCATTTCGGTCGACCATACGACGATCTATCGCTGGGTCCAGTGCTACGCCCCGGAGATGGAGAAGCGGCTGCGCTGGTTCTGGCGGCGTGGCTTTGATCCGAGCTGGCGCCTGGATGAAACCTACGTCAAGGTGCGGGGCAAGTGGACCTACCTGTACCGGGCAGTCGACAAGCGGGGCGACACGATCGATTTCTACCTGTCGCCGACCCGCAGCGCCAAGGCAGCGAAGCGGTTCCTGGGCAAGGCCCTGCGAGGCCTGAAGCACTGGGAAAAGCCTGCCACGCTCAATACCGACAAAGCGCCGAGCTATGGTGCAGCGATCACCGAATTGAAGCGCGAAGGAAAGCTGGACCGGGAGACGGCCCACCGGCAGGTGAAGTATCTCAATAACGTGATCGAGGCCGATCACGGAAAGCTCAAGATACTGATCAAGCCGGTGCGCGGTTTCAAATCGATCCCCACGGCCTATGCCACGATCAAGGGATTCGAAGTCATGCGAGCCCTGCGCAAAGGACAGGCTCGCCCCTGGTGCCTGCAGCCCGGCATCAGGGGCGAGGTGCGCCTTGTGGAGAGAGCTTTTGGCATTGGGCCCTCGGCGCTGACGGAGGCCATGGGCATGCTCAACCACCATTTCGCAGCAGCCGCCTGA
- a CDS encoding conjugal transfer protein TraH: MDRQFHRDRSARLLKRAGVALSALAAACMVATPVSAQVGSELNDFFNDMGASANATGPTAYQGQSAGYYSGGNIWTRFPQKSVNPVNLQLPSIKAGCGGIDVFSGSFSFVNSDEIIAMLKATANNALGFAFQLAIKSISPQIASTIEEISQKAQQMNQFNMNSCETAQNLVSGLWGKSDRMSSEICKSIGNSQGLFSDWAKGRHECGTGGQRESTIAANSDPAIPAESYNFTWDMLKQSYPSFSTEFREYLMTFVGTVIFYQDGDASGKRGFQFVGQGDRALLTALLDGTSSVTMLKCDTSEKCLNPTTQTMSISSAQALKPRVRAMIESMNGKVRTNAALSTDEIGLLGATTIPLYKIISVNAAATLGGMTSNDMNDLAEVVAMDLLDAIAQQYYGYASRGVGTFQNANEAALSQWREQIASVRQVLDTYSQGMNLRLQRTQHVVERAVFLEGTLRNNLSPQMSAALSFSTSLSNQGIQ, encoded by the coding sequence ATGGACAGGCAATTTCATCGCGACCGCTCCGCTCGCCTCTTGAAGCGCGCCGGCGTCGCGCTATCGGCCCTTGCCGCTGCCTGCATGGTGGCAACGCCTGTCAGCGCCCAGGTCGGTTCGGAACTCAACGATTTCTTCAATGACATGGGTGCCTCGGCCAACGCGACCGGGCCCACGGCCTATCAGGGCCAGTCAGCGGGGTATTATTCGGGAGGCAACATCTGGACCCGCTTCCCGCAGAAGAGCGTCAATCCGGTCAATCTGCAGCTGCCGTCTATCAAGGCCGGGTGCGGCGGCATTGATGTCTTTTCCGGCTCGTTCTCGTTCGTCAATTCCGACGAGATCATCGCCATGCTCAAGGCGACGGCGAACAATGCGCTCGGCTTCGCCTTCCAGCTCGCGATCAAGTCGATCAGTCCGCAGATTGCCTCGACCATCGAGGAGATCTCGCAGAAGGCGCAGCAGATGAACCAGTTCAACATGAACAGCTGCGAGACCGCGCAGAACCTCGTCAGCGGACTGTGGGGCAAGTCCGACCGCATGTCCTCGGAGATCTGCAAGTCGATCGGCAACAGTCAGGGCCTGTTCTCGGATTGGGCGAAAGGCCGCCACGAATGCGGGACGGGAGGTCAGCGCGAGTCGACCATCGCGGCGAACAGCGATCCCGCGATCCCCGCTGAGAGCTACAACTTCACATGGGATATGCTGAAGCAGAGCTACCCGAGCTTCTCGACGGAGTTCCGCGAATACCTGATGACGTTCGTCGGGACGGTGATCTTCTACCAGGACGGCGACGCCAGCGGGAAACGTGGTTTCCAGTTCGTGGGGCAGGGCGATCGGGCGCTTCTGACCGCGCTGCTCGATGGGACGAGCTCCGTGACGATGCTCAAGTGCGACACGTCCGAGAAGTGCCTCAACCCTACTACGCAGACCATGTCGATCTCGAGCGCACAGGCGCTGAAGCCTCGCGTGCGCGCGATGATCGAGAGCATGAACGGCAAGGTCCGCACCAACGCGGCGCTCTCGACCGATGAGATCGGTCTGCTCGGCGCGACCACGATTCCGCTCTACAAGATCATCTCGGTCAATGCGGCCGCGACGCTGGGCGGCATGACGTCGAACGACATGAACGACCTTGCCGAAGTTGTGGCGATGGATCTCCTCGATGCGATCGCACAGCAATACTACGGCTACGCCTCGCGCGGGGTGGGGACCTTTCAGAACGCCAACGAGGCGGCCCTGTCGCAGTGGCGCGAGCAAATCGCCTCGGTGCGGCAGGTCCTCGACACCTATTCGCAGGGCATGAACCTGCGCCTGCAGCGCACCCAGCATGTCGTCGAGCGCGCCGTCTTCCTCGAAGGGACGCTGCGCAACAATCTCTCCCCGCAAATGTCGGCGGCGCTGTCCTTCAGCACGTCGCTCTCGAACCAGGGCATTCAGTAA
- a CDS encoding conjugal transfer protein TraG N-terminal domain-containing protein, with the protein MMEIWTIGGGEYIVNVFNAVSAWTGGGGFRSLIRVVMVMGLIYSLLVVAFSLNWRAWLNWFLGATLMYGALIVPTTTVKVTDRLNPGLAPATVANVPVGLALIASVSSRTGDWLTETAETVFVMPGSLQMSNNGMIYGARLWDRTREFKIRDPRISANLEEYYKQCLFYDILLGFESFDAIATSNDILTDMGPGSLARGMKWIPDAGAPTIVTCQAGYTNLQTGLVTYADTQLEEEGRKMFPGLTPAAARAKLVADLPVIANQFHGSSQTAQQIFHQRSLVSAFLEARANLGAADGDTFAMLRAQEQARNTYTSIAQQAMTWVPLLNIVLTVVFYAMFPVIFPLFLIPRTGVSALKGYFTGFFYLAAWGPLYVVLHMFIMDRASDALNATSPGGITMAGMAGIDAVNADTATIAGFLMMSIPFLAAGMARGAMAVSSQATSMLAPAQSAAEAAAVERTTGNYSYGNENFMNLSGFNRQSDQWNTAPNYQGGMARTSYREADGAVTKGFADSSSAFDTSDAISNLAFRPTRTAGFAAEARGVLSEGWGRVEQARQSAAESWSATASTATELLNSAERSASSSTQTGSGFNNSLTNMYEATNAMSNDLQSRFGMTQTDAERISRLSLMTGTADAALGTPGGRLSPAQARIAAQISSNAQLETGQNLTTDQAWSELRGYVERQTSSVQARQAREDFMRETSTSQDSETRGLSQRLGASITDSRSASLEASQTEDIWRRISRDVSNAESRGFNLNYNETQEFVRYAEDELQKPENAVLRDIGWRPNMVSPSAQQEGVRDIMLGRYMDSRIDRMRDELGIVPDAPANLGIEGPAISSANGVRAWGDANQARLEGRAPDVNVRPSSRDGALADDVGGRIEYGDQRILDGGRELRNEGVDSYRGAGSLRETVDERNHASLGRTMPIVSPLMDKIDEFTGSFGSGGQPGTGASSLVELPRGQQPLLPVAGAAGSGLGTRVDPISGGRRQHNGLDIPAAAGTPIIARGAGVVSKVEFQAGGAGNYVVIDHPDGTQSKYFHMQSRSPLEEGQSVSAGQQIGQVGSTGRSTGPHLHYELWKDGRPVDPRRFGFQ; encoded by the coding sequence ATGATGGAGATCTGGACGATCGGCGGCGGCGAGTACATCGTCAACGTGTTCAACGCCGTCAGTGCGTGGACCGGGGGAGGGGGCTTCCGCTCCCTTATCCGCGTCGTCATGGTGATGGGCCTGATCTACAGCCTTCTCGTCGTGGCCTTCAGTCTCAACTGGCGCGCCTGGCTCAACTGGTTCCTCGGCGCGACGCTTATGTACGGCGCGCTTATCGTGCCGACCACCACGGTCAAGGTGACCGACCGCCTAAATCCGGGTCTTGCCCCCGCGACGGTCGCCAACGTGCCTGTAGGGCTGGCGCTCATCGCCTCGGTCAGCTCGCGGACGGGTGACTGGCTGACCGAGACGGCCGAAACCGTCTTCGTGATGCCCGGCTCCCTTCAGATGTCCAACAACGGTATGATCTACGGCGCGCGCCTGTGGGACCGGACACGCGAGTTCAAGATCCGGGATCCCCGCATCAGCGCCAATCTCGAGGAATACTACAAGCAGTGTCTGTTCTATGACATCCTGCTCGGGTTCGAATCGTTCGACGCGATCGCGACCTCCAACGACATCCTGACCGACATGGGGCCTGGCTCGCTCGCGCGAGGGATGAAATGGATCCCCGATGCCGGTGCTCCGACCATCGTGACCTGCCAGGCTGGCTATACCAACCTGCAGACGGGCCTCGTCACTTACGCCGACACCCAGCTCGAGGAAGAGGGCCGCAAGATGTTCCCGGGACTGACCCCGGCCGCGGCACGAGCCAAGCTCGTCGCGGACCTGCCGGTCATCGCCAACCAGTTCCACGGCAGCTCGCAGACGGCCCAACAGATCTTCCACCAGCGCTCGCTCGTAAGCGCGTTCCTTGAAGCGCGCGCCAATCTCGGGGCGGCCGATGGCGACACCTTCGCCATGCTCCGCGCGCAGGAACAGGCGCGCAACACCTACACCTCGATCGCCCAACAGGCGATGACTTGGGTGCCGCTCCTCAACATCGTGCTGACCGTTGTGTTCTACGCGATGTTTCCGGTCATCTTCCCGCTCTTCCTCATTCCGCGAACTGGTGTGTCCGCGCTGAAGGGCTATTTCACCGGCTTCTTCTATCTCGCCGCATGGGGACCGCTCTACGTCGTCCTCCATATGTTCATCATGGACCGGGCGTCGGATGCGCTGAATGCGACCTCGCCGGGTGGAATCACGATGGCAGGTATGGCCGGCATCGATGCGGTCAATGCCGATACGGCGACGATCGCCGGTTTCCTGATGATGTCGATCCCGTTCCTTGCCGCCGGCATGGCGCGCGGTGCGATGGCTGTGTCCTCTCAGGCGACCTCGATGCTGGCACCGGCGCAATCGGCAGCAGAAGCGGCGGCGGTCGAGCGGACCACCGGAAACTACTCCTACGGCAACGAGAACTTCATGAACCTGAGCGGGTTCAATCGCCAGTCGGATCAGTGGAACACCGCACCGAACTACCAGGGCGGGATGGCGCGCACGTCGTATCGAGAGGCCGATGGCGCCGTCACCAAGGGTTTTGCCGACAGTAGCAGCGCCTTCGATACGAGCGATGCAATCTCAAATCTCGCGTTCCGGCCCACGCGGACCGCAGGATTCGCCGCCGAAGCGCGGGGCGTGCTCTCGGAAGGTTGGGGCAGGGTGGAGCAGGCCCGCCAGAGCGCGGCCGAATCTTGGAGCGCGACCGCCAGCACCGCGACCGAGCTCTTGAACTCAGCCGAGCGCTCGGCGTCTTCGTCGACGCAGACAGGTTCCGGGTTCAACAATAGCCTCACCAATATGTATGAGGCCACCAATGCGATGTCTAACGACTTGCAGTCGCGCTTTGGCATGACTCAAACTGACGCAGAGCGCATTTCTCGTCTGTCATTGATGACAGGGACAGCAGACGCGGCTTTGGGAACTCCCGGCGGGCGCTTAAGCCCCGCCCAAGCTAGGATTGCAGCGCAGATTTCTTCAAACGCCCAGCTTGAAACCGGGCAGAATCTGACTACCGATCAGGCTTGGAGCGAGCTCCGCGGGTATGTCGAACGACAAACGAGTTCGGTTCAGGCTCGTCAGGCGCGGGAAGATTTCATGCGCGAGACCAGCACCTCGCAGGACTCCGAGACACGCGGCCTGTCTCAGCGGCTTGGTGCATCGATCACCGATTCCCGCTCGGCATCGCTCGAAGCCTCGCAGACCGAAGACATCTGGCGGCGTATCTCCCGCGATGTCAGCAACGCAGAAAGCCGCGGCTTCAACCTCAACTACAACGAGACTCAGGAGTTCGTCCGCTACGCCGAGGACGAGCTGCAGAAGCCGGAGAACGCCGTTCTTCGCGATATCGGTTGGAGACCCAACATGGTATCTCCCAGCGCTCAGCAGGAAGGCGTCCGCGACATCATGCTTGGCCGTTATATGGACTCTCGTATCGACCGGATGCGCGACGAGCTGGGCATCGTCCCCGACGCCCCTGCCAACCTCGGGATCGAGGGTCCTGCGATTTCATCAGCCAATGGAGTGCGCGCATGGGGCGATGCCAACCAGGCGCGTCTCGAAGGTCGTGCTCCTGACGTCAATGTCCGGCCGAGCTCGCGGGACGGCGCCTTGGCTGACGATGTTGGTGGGCGAATAGAATACGGCGACCAGCGCATCCTCGACGGCGGGCGAGAGCTCAGGAATGAGGGGGTCGACTCTTATCGCGGCGCTGGATCACTCCGTGAGACCGTCGACGAGCGCAATCACGCAAGCCTTGGCCGTACCATGCCCATCGTCTCGCCCTTGATGGACAAGATCGATGAGTTCACTGGCAGCTTCGGTTCTGGAGGTCAGCCCGGGACGGGCGCGTCATCGCTGGTGGAATTGCCGAGAGGTCAGCAACCTCTGCTTCCCGTCGCCGGCGCTGCAGGTTCAGGGTTGGGAACGCGGGTCGATCCAATCTCCGGTGGGCGCCGCCAGCACAACGGCCTCGACATCCCGGCCGCCGCTGGTACCCCGATCATTGCAAGGGGCGCCGGCGTCGTGTCAAAGGTGGAGTTCCAGGCTGGCGGAGCTGGCAATTATGTCGTCATCGACCATCCGGACGGCACGCAAAGCAAGTACTTCCATATGCAATCGCGGTCACCTCTAGAGGAAGGACAGAGCGTGTCGGCAGGGCAGCAGATCGGCCAAGTGGGCAGCACCGGGCGTTCGACCGGGCCGCACCTGCATTACGAATTGTGGAAAGACGGTCGTCCAGTCGATCCGCGCCGCTTTGGGTTTCAATGA
- a CDS encoding GntR family transcriptional regulator → MNSKVERSFVDLRERILFGELPGGSSLTAEDVVADLGVTLNMARQLLLAIGSTGYLTKRGRSYVVSTFTKEQVEEWRLALCAIVEIGALRLALDGEEKLRAAEQFLDSRVRDVDVHNEAFFIGAMALTTVVLGGPRSTLAQLVEQFIPQAFFRLLWLSDAYADRTGFFVEAADKFLTAARSGDLEGVRKACRFFFDSTASSLFTLIEKMEARAYPEKVKVGGFQAIEPHISGMPTYAGSARATISMLRPVTEIDRMTYAL, encoded by the coding sequence ATGAATTCTAAAGTCGAACGGAGTTTCGTCGATCTGCGGGAGCGCATTCTTTTTGGCGAGCTCCCGGGCGGCTCGTCGCTGACCGCGGAAGATGTCGTCGCCGACCTGGGGGTGACCCTCAACATGGCTCGGCAGCTTCTTCTCGCGATTGGGTCGACCGGCTATCTGACCAAGCGCGGGCGGTCCTATGTCGTATCGACGTTCACCAAAGAACAGGTCGAGGAGTGGCGGCTTGCCTTGTGTGCGATCGTGGAGATCGGAGCCTTGCGCCTCGCGCTCGATGGCGAAGAGAAGCTGCGCGCGGCCGAGCAGTTTCTCGATTCCAGAGTAAGGGACGTGGACGTCCACAACGAGGCTTTTTTCATCGGCGCAATGGCGCTCACCACCGTCGTTCTGGGAGGGCCGAGAAGCACGCTTGCCCAGCTCGTCGAGCAGTTCATACCGCAGGCGTTCTTTCGGCTTCTGTGGCTCTCCGATGCCTATGCCGATCGTACCGGATTCTTCGTCGAGGCGGCCGACAAGTTTCTCACTGCGGCCCGGTCGGGTGATCTCGAAGGCGTCCGAAAGGCGTGTCGCTTCTTCTTCGATAGCACGGCTTCCTCGCTCTTCACCCTGATCGAAAAGATGGAGGCGAGGGCTTACCCGGAAAAGGTCAAGGTTGGTGGATTTCAGGCGATCGAGCCTCATATCAGCGGGATGCCAACCTATGCAGGCAGTGCCCGTGCCACAATTTCGATGCTGCGACCGGTAACGGAGATCGATCGGATGACTTACGCGCTGTAA
- a CDS encoding Rieske 2Fe-2S domain-containing protein has product MTPEQNDLLCRVEGEAPMGKLMRQHWLPACMIEDVAEPDGTPLRVRLLGENMVVFRNTEGRIGALDELCPHRRASLAFGRNEECGLRCLYHGWKFDVDGNAVDMSSEPVDAKLRGTMKTKAYPVVESAGFVWVWMGDPENVIPFSPPNWSAAPAEKISIVKMHGGCNWAQVLEGSIDSAHSSSLHSSNMPTATEVSGSTATDTAWLRPSADKAPKIEVQKTPFGFRYAAIRKPIIDADKQDYVRMTLFQAPFTVHIPSNDQYHLSQMLVPIDDVNTMFYWIAWHPTKGISQDAWRKFCGAEIGKDVEPVTFKKRRNAENNYLQDRALMKAGDFTGIYGIPCQDMAMWESMGPIADRSEDLLGSSDKAIFTFRTQMYRAAQAVQKGEPALGAVEPRVPLAKLMSFEGMVPKGDDWRLINVSEEERRLTGVFADKEEVEDLADAVS; this is encoded by the coding sequence ATGACTCCGGAACAAAATGATCTGCTTTGCCGTGTGGAGGGCGAGGCCCCAATGGGGAAGCTGATGCGGCAGCACTGGTTGCCCGCCTGCATGATCGAGGACGTCGCCGAGCCAGACGGCACGCCGTTGCGTGTTCGCTTGCTGGGTGAGAACATGGTCGTGTTCCGCAATACGGAGGGGCGCATCGGTGCGCTCGACGAGCTGTGCCCGCACCGGCGCGCTTCCCTTGCCTTCGGTCGCAACGAGGAATGCGGCCTGCGTTGCCTTTATCATGGCTGGAAATTCGATGTGGACGGCAATGCCGTCGACATGTCTTCCGAGCCGGTCGATGCAAAGCTACGCGGCACGATGAAGACCAAGGCATATCCGGTGGTAGAATCTGCTGGTTTCGTCTGGGTGTGGATGGGTGACCCGGAAAATGTCATCCCTTTCAGCCCGCCGAACTGGTCGGCCGCGCCGGCTGAGAAGATCAGCATCGTGAAAATGCATGGCGGCTGCAACTGGGCGCAGGTTCTCGAAGGGTCGATCGATTCGGCGCACAGTTCGAGCCTGCATTCATCGAACATGCCGACGGCCACCGAAGTAAGCGGCTCGACGGCTACGGACACCGCGTGGCTTCGCCCGTCGGCCGACAAGGCGCCCAAGATTGAAGTGCAGAAAACGCCGTTCGGCTTTCGTTATGCTGCTATCCGCAAGCCGATCATCGATGCGGACAAGCAGGACTATGTACGCATGACTCTGTTCCAGGCTCCGTTCACGGTGCACATCCCGTCCAACGACCAATATCATCTGTCACAGATGCTGGTTCCGATCGACGATGTGAACACCATGTTCTATTGGATCGCCTGGCATCCGACGAAGGGCATCAGTCAGGATGCCTGGCGCAAGTTCTGCGGGGCGGAGATTGGCAAGGACGTCGAGCCCGTTACCTTCAAAAAGCGGCGCAACGCCGAAAACAACTATCTGCAGGACCGGGCCCTGATGAAAGCCGGCGACTTTACCGGCATCTACGGCATTCCCTGTCAGGACATGGCGATGTGGGAATCGATGGGGCCGATCGCCGACCGCAGCGAGGATCTGCTCGGCTCGAGCGACAAGGCGATCTTCACCTTCCGCACCCAGATGTATCGCGCCGCCCAGGCTGTTCAGAAAGGCGAGCCGGCACTGGGTGCTGTAGAACCGCGCGTGCCACTGGCGAAGCTCATGTCGTTCGAGGGCATGGTCCCCAAGGGCGATGACTGGCGGCTGATCAACGTCTCCGAGGAGGAGAGGCGCTTGACCGGCGTCTTCGCCGACAAGGAAGAAGTTGAAGATCTGGCGGACGCGGTTTCCTGA